A stretch of the Lepus europaeus isolate LE1 unplaced genomic scaffold, mLepTim1.pri SCAFFOLD_3_1, whole genome shotgun sequence genome encodes the following:
- the LOC133755108 gene encoding LOW QUALITY PROTEIN: uncharacterized protein LOC133755108 (The sequence of the model RefSeq protein was modified relative to this genomic sequence to represent the inferred CDS: substituted 1 base at 1 genomic stop codon), which produces QALTGLIESILLTHQPTWDDCQQLLQTLLTTEEKQRVYLEARKNVPGADGLPTLLLNEIEEAFPSTRPDWDYTTIAGRERLRLYRQILLAGLRGAGKRPTNLAKVRAVVQGAEETPAGFLERLMEAYRMYTPFDPLAEDRQGDVIMSFIGQSAPDIRNKLQRLEGLQGYTIQDSMKEAEKIYNKRETREEKEERIRKEQEEREDKRDKRRNRELSRILATVVQDTERSRPGQNRDLGDKRKPRVERDQCAYCKERGHWVKDCPKKTQGPKKRPVPILSLEEDDXVSQSQEPPPEPRITLEVGGRPVTFLIDTGAQHSVLTSEKGPLSSKTSWVQGATGGKLYRWTTNREVQLSTGLVTHSFLLVPDCPYPLLGRDLLSKVGAQIHFHEKGATITDSGGRPLQVLTLRLEDEHRLFERPSSTMAPLDPKWLTDFPQAWAETAGIGLAVNRPPLIIDLKPTAIPVSVRQYPMGKEAKEGIRPHIQRLLHLGILKPCRSPWNTPLLPVKKPGTGDYRPVQDLREVNRRTEDMHPTVPNPYNLLSTLPPTHVWYTVLDLKDAFFCLRLSPQSQSIFAFEWKDPETGFSGQLTWTRLPQGFKNSPTLFDEALHLDLADFRVNHPDLVLLQYVDDLLLAAETEQDCLKGTGALLQRLGELGYRASAKKAQICQKQVAYLGYLLEGGQRWLTESRKRAVALIPPPTDARKMREFLGSAGFCRLWIPGFAELAAPLYPLTKSNAPFQWREEQQRAFDNIKKALLSAPALSLPDMTKPFTLYVDENKGVAKGVLTQMLGPWKKPVAYFSKKLDNVAAGWPPCLRMIAAVAVLVKDSDKLTLGQPLTIVAPHAVETVIRQPPDRWLSNAQITHYQTMLLNSERVRFGTATSLNPATLLPELGPQAQVIHNCHQILAEAHGTRKDLTDQPLPDAEMTWFTDGSSFLQNGERRAGAAVVDGKTVIWSSALKPGTSAQKAELIALTQALKLAQDKKVNIYTDSRYAFATAHVHGEIYRLRGLLTSAGKDIKNKQEILDLLQALFLPKMLSIIHCPGHQRGDDPVARGNRMADEAARAAALSQQVLPLKTIEPTQVSREPPFLYSDQDLDTIQRLGAEYDEQIRVWRLGEKIVLPHQLAKEIITSLHQWTHLGHKKLKAALQEDRQSYYIPGLDSLVQQVTESCVPCAKVNARHLKLPEGARVRGDRPGINWEVDFTEIRPDSYGNKYLLVFVDTFSGWTEAFPTKRETAQVVV; this is translated from the coding sequence caggctctgactgggctgatcgagtcaattttattgactcatcagcccacctgggatgattgtcagcagcttctgcagaccctcctcactactgaggaaaagcagcgtgtctaccttgaggcacggaaaaacgtccctggagcagatggcctaccgaccctactgctaaacgaaatcgaggaggcgtttccctcaacccgtcctgattgggactacaccaccattgctggtagggagcgacttcgtctttaccgccagattctccttgcgggtctcagaggggctggaaagcgccccaccaatttggccaaggtacgtgcagtagtacagggggctgaggaaacgccggcaggcttcctagaaagattaatggaagcctaccgtatgtacaccccatttgaccccctggcagaggaccggcagggagatgtaatcatgtcctttataggacagtcagcgccggacatccgcaataaattgcagcggctagaggggcttcaggggtatactatacaagattcaatgaaggaggcagaaaagatttacaacaaaagggagacccgagaggagaaggaggaaaggatccgcaaggagcaggaggaaagggaagataaaagagacaaaagacgtaatcgagagcttagtagaattttggccaccgtagtgcaggatacagaaaggagtagaccaggacagaatagggacttgggagacaaacgaaagcctcgggtggaaagagatcaatgtgcctattgtaaagaaagaggacactgggtcaaagactgcccgaagaaaacacagggaccaaagaagagaccagttccaatcctgtccttggaagaagacgactaggtgagtcagagccaggagcccccccctgagcccaggataacccttgaagtggggggcagaccggtaaccttcctgattgacacgggagcccagcactcggtactgacttcagaaaaagggcctttaagctccaagacttcctgggttcagggggcaactggagggaagttatatcgctggacaaccaatcgagaggtccagttaagtacaggacttgtgacacactcattcttactagtgccagactgcccctaccccctcctgggcagggacctactctcgaaggtaggagcccaaattcacttccatgagaaaggagctaccatcacagactcaggagggcggcccctccaggtattaacactacgcttggaggacgaacaccgattattcgagaggccctcgtccaccatggctcccctggaccccaagtggctcacagattttcctcaggcctgggcagagactgcgggaatagggctggccgtcaaccggcctcccttgatcatagatctgaagcccacggccattcccgtgtcagttcgtcaatatccgatgggcaaggaagctaaggaaggtatccggccacatatccagagactgttacacctaggcattttaaaaccttgtcgttcaccttggaacacccccctactaccagtaaagaagcctggtacagGTGACTACCGCCcagtacaggacttgcgggaggttaacaggagaacggaggatatgcatcccacagtgcccaacccctacaatctgctaagtaccttgcctccgacccacgtatggtacactgtgttagatctaaaagatgcattcttttgtttaagactgagccctcagagccaatccatctttgcttttgagtggaaagacccagagaccgggttttcaggacaactcacctggacaaggttgccccaaggatttaaaaactcgcctaccttgtttgacgaagctctgcacctagatttggccgacttccgagtcaaccatccggacctggtcctcctgcaatatgtggacgacctcctccttgccgctgaaactgagcaggactgcctaaaaggtaccggggccctgctacagagactgggggaattgggctatcgagcctccgcgaaaaaggcccaaatatgtcagaaacaggtggcctacctaggctacctcctagaaggagggcaacggtggctgacagagagccgaaaaagggcggttgctctaattccaccccccaccgatgccagaaagatgcgggaattcctcgggagtgcgggattctgccgcctttggattcctgggtttgcggagctggcagccccattgtaccccctcacgaagtccaatgctccctttcaatggagagaagagcaacagcgggcgtttgacaacataaaaaaggccctattgtcagccccagccctgagcctccctgatatgaccaagcccttcacattatacgtggatgagaacaagggcgtggcgaagggagtgctaacacaaatgcttggaccctggaaaaagccggtggcatacttttcaaaaaagctagacaatgtagcggccggctggcctccgtgcctccgcatgatagcggccgtggcagttctggtgaaagactcggataaattgactctaggccaacctctcaccatagtggcacctcatgctgtggagacagttatccgccagccaccagatcggtggctctcaaatgctcagataactcattaccagactatgttattaaactcagagcgggtccggtttgggactgccacctctttaaacccggccaccctgcttccggaactggggccccaggcccaggtaatccataactgtcaccaaatcctggctgaggcccacggcacccgaaaagacctaaccgaccagcctctgccggatgccgaaatgacctggttcacggatgggagcagctttctacagaacggtgagcggagggctggggcagcggtggtggatggaaaaactgttatctggtcaagtgccttaaagcctggaacttctgctcaaaaagccgagctcatagccttaactcaagctttaaaactggcacaagacaaaaaggtcaacatttacacagacagtcggtatgctttcgccactgcccatgtacatggggagatataccggctaaggggcctcttaacctcagcaggcaaggacattaaaaataagcaggaaatcctagatcttctacaggccctgttcctgcccaaaatgttgagtataattcattgccccgggcaccaacgaggagacgaccccgtagcaaggggaaacaggatggcagacgaggccgctagggcggcagccctgagccaacaggtgctcccgttaaagacaattgagcccacccaagtatcgagggaaccacctttcctctattcggaccaagacttagatacgatccagcggctcggtgcagagtatgatgaacaaataagggtttggaggctcggagagaaaatagtcctgccacaccaattggctaaagaaataattaccagcctccatcaatggactcatttgggacacaaaaagctaaaagcagccttacaggaagataggcagtcttattacatccccggacttgactctttagtccagcaggtgactgaatcctgtgttccgtgtgccaaggtaaatgccagacacctcaagctcccggagggagctagggtaagaggagaccgaccaggaatcaactgggaggtcgatttcactgagataaggccggacagttatgggaataagtatcttctagtttttgtagacaccttctccggatggactgaggcattccccacaaaacgggaaaccgcccaggtggtcgtc
- the LOC133755062 gene encoding tripartite motif-containing protein 64-like yields MWLNLIIILQEKLLKEMNTLWERFQELKNNVTQEIKKAHSFMEYVSIRELMIKAQYQKLHILLYEEEQLQLQALHREAQEISQQLKDSEMRMMQQKHQVKETYRELAEACRKPDLELLQDIGSVLERAELVQTLNPQRVNPELMLWHITGLTEMLYNFKVDHGLKKEVAHSYLRLSEDLRSAIVGEGHRSVPSHSQRAESFAVWGAQTFTSGKHYWEVDVSSSSNWILGVCYDSSTSDTSDILNLEEAFLLASLKSNNHYVLSTSVPPLTHYVKMPLSSVGVFLDCDHGTVSFYDTDIGSLIHCNVPTHFTSPLNPFLCLCLP; encoded by the exons ATGTGGCTAAATCTCATAATTATTCTGCAGGAAaaacttttaaaggaaatgaatACTTTATGGGAACGTTTCCAGGAATTGAAAAACAATGTGACACAGGAAATTAAAAAGGCGCATTCATTCATG GAATATGTGTCCATAAGGGAGTTGATGATAAAAGCTCAGTACCAGAAGTTGCATATACTTCTCTATGAGGAGGAGCAACTGCAGCTGCAGGCCCTGCACAGAGAAGCACAGGAGATTTCCCAGCAGCTCAAGGACAGTGAGATGAGAATGATGCAACAGAAACACCAGGTGAAAGAAACGTACAGAGAGCTGGCTGAGGCATGCCGGAAGCCTGACCTGGAGTTACTGCAG gaTATTGGGAGTGTATTAGAAAG AGCAGAACTGGTACAGACACTCAATCCCCAGCGGGTTAACCCAGAGCTGATGTTATGGCACATCACTGGACTCACAGAGATGCTATACAACTTCAAAG TGGATCATGGTCTGAAGAAGGAAGTGGCCCACAGCTACTTAAGGCTCTCTGAGGACCTCAGAAGTGCAATAGTTGGAGAAGGACATCGCAGTGTCCCCAGCCattcccagagagcagagagctttgCTGTGTGGGGTGCTCAGACCTTCACCTCTGGCAAGCATTACTGGGAGGTGGATGTGTCATCCTCTTCCAATTGGATTTTGGGAGTCTGTTATGATTCCAGCACAAGTGATACCAGTGACATTCTTAATCTCGAAGAAGcatttctcctggcctccctgaaGAGTAACAACCATTACGTCCTTTCCACCAGTGTTCCACCCTTAACTCACTATGTGAAAATGCCCCTGAGTAGTGTTGGGGTGTTTCTGGATTGTGACCATGGAACAGTGAGTTTCTATGACACTGACATAGGTTCCCTCATACATTGTAATGTTCCAACCCACTTTACTTCTCCTCTGAACCCCTTTTTGTGCCTTTGCCTCCCATGA